Proteins from a single region of Malassezia restricta chromosome IV, complete sequence:
- a CDS encoding vacuolar protein sorting-associated protein has protein sequence MSSLGETRRVCRIQLPSLARFVKTSGHSFGIYVAGAVFAAGWWLFFDACIRSGSRHPPVAPPAPGQPIEPPVHDVRILFDDWVPGICATIGLAIVNLVDKRHLVDDGSALGTWRDDPVMWRTRTWLFVGFAFLAGGLAGSLALLIIKYMMNPHAVGYVEYGVASVLQNLAIMACAIVLWFSQRTESDYEYSLTL, from the coding sequence ATGTCGAGCCTGGGGGAaacgcggcgcgtgtgccgcatCCAGCTCCCGAGCTTGGCGCGCTTCGTCAAGACCAGTGGACATTCGTTTGGTATTTACGTGGCTGGTGCCGTGTTTGCTGCGGGGTGGTGGCTGTTCTTCGATGCGTGCATCCGCTCAGGCTCCCGGCATCCGCCCGTGGCGCCGCCCGCACCCGGGCAGCCGATCGAGCCACCTGTGCATGATGTGCGCATTCTCTTTGACGACTGGGTACCGGGTATATGTGCCACGATTGGCTTGGCGATCGTCAACCTTGTCGATAAGCGCCACCTGGTGGACGATGGCTCCGCCCTGGGCACGTGGCGCGATGACCCTGTGATGTGGCGCACACGTACGTGGCTGTTTGTCGGCTTTGCCTTCTTGGCAGGCGGCCTGGCTGGCAGTCTCGCCTTGCTGATTATCAAGTACATGATGAATCCGCATGCCGTGGGATACGTGGAGTACGGCGTGGCGAGCGTCTTGCAGAACTTGGCCATTATGGCCTGTGCGATTGTGTTGTGGTTCAGTCAGCGCACGGAGAGCGACTATGAATACAGCTTAACACTCTAG
- a CDS encoding dynamin-binding protein: MRDAKPHTRKVSQGVASQKRGSSLNASSSPRTEQVPVTVETPPVSHPVLRSWASTYPLRYDADTPLPNPASPAWSGSSRHSPSMRTTASSPHLQAHGVSMNNVAQLSLPTTSVDQGQMSPPRRSQADLKGLGVSMEGGRKLPTSAVPPINTNLRSVTPEISMPSTPLYVSPPSSQAPRMRALSQGAASVTRRTRPTLEGGEVSKQSSSPNLGLVFRAKNASDLSHSPDFPNPHAIPDPPTSSRTVRQKQHLLNEMAETERSYAGDLCVITNLYIYQARLRAGMRSMTNSSLSVLQPSSRASSASSEPEIDPRASPNDMDSRRSPMLLRPQSPMSSGRASPVPLFSAALPFSVTDIQVIFAGVESCTSLALSMSNLLAAAARGECNVSSVFLDKWQQIEQVFSFYCSRHEASIARLSDMVARNPATSAFLRECDDVSRQHTTAWDLPSLLIKPVQRVLKYPLFLRSIMECTEPHDPEYVQLQMALRQMEGVASRINESKKRMDIVGQHGFEHPAAQRSGFRSGPLRRSKTPSNVDTAPLTDDEHRYHDLVAQLHMAEKYIVQFTERCSQWMQNVRRMYLVEIRAMDEWMAVYRCGEVRYAASLERLHRFRELLHWRVLNSAYSQLETSMHHAVYVKLNALQNLLERPKMVILNRAAKEPDFRRYLHDRARRPKTKLHGGALAFLSMHVQLMSEIPTLLRCIDLVMMRCLYALTCVQMTFFGQMTDLLHEFGAKYMPGIRTPVMVSPITGGHMSDMLPSSADSSMTGTDASLHLTDIPWPQHAHLPLMMQNLSVSQPSPERVLHTGRNASHSLSPSTTPHMTNPEPLTLPTFPSLDIPVSMTVAETREHRLRRTSAQPAVPLLRPAPVTDVAPAPPIRPLSTSGVPLMMPSGPASAPAIVVQPQQAWDKALQRRSQFSADESLASHLGDATTFYDARSSIGDLSVQLRSSDTSAHALPRP, translated from the coding sequence ATGCGGGATGCCAAGCCGCACACTCGAAAGGTGTCGCAAGGTGTTGCGTCGCAGAAACGTGGGAGTAGCTTGAATgcatcgagctcgccgCGCACTGAGCAGGTGCCCGTGACCGTAGAGACGCCACCCGTGTCGCATCCGGTGCTGCGGTCTTGGGCGTCAACATATCCTTTGCGCTACGATGCTGACACTCCTCTACCGAATCCCGCTAGCCCTGCGTGGAGTGGATCGAGCAGGCACtcgccgtcgatgcgcacgactgcatcgtcgccacATCTCCAGGCACATGGTGTGAGTATGAATAATGTGGCACAACTGTCGTTGCCGACGACATCGGTCGACCAGGGCCAAATGTCGCCTCCCAGAAGGTCGCAAGCTGATTTGAAAGGCCTGGGTGTCTCGATGGAGGGCGGGCGCAAACTGCCTACGTCGGCCGTTCCTCCCATCAACACGAATCTGCGCAGCGTTACACCCGAAATATCGATGCCAAGCACGCCGCTGTACGTATCACCTCCCAGTTCTCAAGCTCCGAGAATGCGTGCTCTATCGCAAGGAGCAGCCAGTGTGACACGCCGCACGCGACCTACGCTGGAGGGAGGCGAGGTGTCGAAACAGTCGAGCAGTCCCAACTTGGGCCTTGTATTTCGCGCGAAAAATGCGTCCGACTTGAGTCACTCGCCTGATTTTCCCAATCCACATGCCATACCAGACCCGCCAACCTCCAGCCGTACGGTACGGCAGAAGCAGCATCTGCTCAATGAAATGGCCGAGACGGAGCGCTCGTATGCTGGAGATCTCTGCGTGATCACCAACTTGTACATTTATCAAGCTCGTCTTCGTGCAGGTATGCGTTCCATGACGAACTCATCACTCTCGGTGCTGCAGCCGTCGTCGCGGGCATCGAGTGCGTCGTCAGAGCCTGAGATCGATCCACGCGCTTCACCTAACGACATGGATTCACGGCGCTCACCTATGCTTCTCCGGCCCCAGTCGCCCATGTCGTCTGGGCGTGcgtcgcccgtgccgcTCTTTTCCGCAGCACTGCCGTTCTCTGTGACTGATATTCAGGTGATTTTTGCCGGTGTTGAATCATGCACATCCCTGGCTCTTAGCATGTCGAATTTGTTggcggctgcggcgcgcggcgaATGTAATGTTAGCTCGGTGTTTCTGGACAAGTGGCAACAGATTGAGCAAGTATTTTCGTTCTACTGCTCGCGACACGAGGCCAGCATAGCCCGTCTCAGCGACATGGTGGCACGCAATCCTGCCACATCAGCCTTTTTACGTGAATGTGACGACGTATCGCGgcagcacacgacagcctGGGACCTACCGTCGCTGCTGATCAAACCTGTCCAGCGCGTGCTCAAATACCCGCTGTTTCTGCGCTCGATCATGGAGTGTACAGAGCCGCACGACCCTGAATatgtgcagctgcagatgGCCCTACGCCAAATGGAAGGTGTGGCGAGTCGCATTAATGAAAGCAAGAAGCGGATGGACATTGTGGGGCAGCATGGCTTTGAGCATCCAGCGGCTCAGCGCTCCGGATTCCGGTCAGGTCCGCTACGGCGGTCCAAGACACCATCGAATGTCGATACGGCGCCACTGACGGACGATGAACATCGTTATCATGATTTGGTGGCACAGCTACATATGGCGGAGAAATACATCGTCCAGTTCACCGAGCGGTGCTCGCAATGGATGCAAAACGTGCGTCGAATGTACTTGGTCGAGATTCGCGCGATGGATGAGTGGATGGCTGTGTACCGCTGCGGCGAAGTACGATATGcggcgtcgctcgagcgtctccATCGGTTCCGGGAGCTGCTGCACTGGCGCGTGCTGAATTCGGCATACTCACAGCTTGAGACGTCCATGCACCATGCCGTGTATGTCAAGCTGAATGCGCTACAGAACTTACTTGAACGCCCCAAGATGGTGATTTTGAACCGTGCGGCGAAGGAGCCAGACTTTCGCCGCTACCTGCATGATCGGGCGCGTCGCCCCAAGACCAAGCTTCATGGAGGCGCCTTGGCCTTTCTTTCAATGCATGTTCAGCTGATGAGTGAGATTCCCACACTGCTTCGCTGCATCGACTTGgtgatgatgcgctgccTGTACGCACTCACCTGCGTCCAAATGACCTTTTTTGGTCAGATGACCGATCTGCTGCATGAGTTCGGCGCCAAGTACATGCCTGGCATCAGGACGCCGGTGATGGTGAGTCCGATAACAGGCGGGCACATGTCGGACATGCTCCCATCCTCCGCTGACTCGTCCATGACAGGCACAGATGCATCGCTGCACCTCACCGATATTCCCTGGCCACAACACGCCCACCTTCCGCTCATGATGCAGAATTTGAGCGTGTCACAGCCGAGCCCTGAACGTGTGCTCCACACAGGTAGGAACGCGTCCCACTCCCTGTCTCCTTCTACCACGCCTCATATGACGAATCCTGAGCCACTCACTCTTCCTACGTTTCCGTCTCTTGATATCCCTGTTTCTATGACCGTTGCCGAGACACGTGAGCACAGACTCAGGCGTACTTCAGCACAGCCcgctgtgccgctgctccGCCCCGCGCCCGTGACGGACGTGGCCCCAGCTCCGCCAATCCGCCCCCTCTCGACCAGTGGAGTGCCTCTTATGATGCCGTCGGGCCCCGCTTCCGCCCCTGCCATTGTCGTTCAGCCGCAGCAGGCCTGGGACAAGGCCCTCCAGCGTCGATCGCAGTTCTCGGCTGACGAGTCCCTTGCGTCGCATTTGGGAGACGCAACGACGTTTTATGATgcgcgctcgtccatcGGCGATTTATCGGTCCAGCTGCGCTCTAGCGATACCTCGGCCCATGCCCTCCCTCGTCCATAG
- a CDS encoding nicotinate phosphoribosyltransferase: MTIPVRLPSLLDTDLYKFTMQQAVLHHFPDTQVTYHFTNRAGDMLFTRECADQIQLAINHLGTLRLTPDELEWLRTSCAYLREPYLSFLREFALRPAEQVQLCYTPVNDTHGTLGIDIRGAWKDVILYEVPVMAIISETYFAMCDTDWRLDGQREQAYRKGRDLLEHGIVLSEFGTRRRRSLATHEAVMDGLVQAHKDVQAAHLPKAGRLLGTSNVHLAKKYGLVPSGTIAHEWTMGIATLMGYEHSNLHALLLWDKVYQPPAFTPTQPSEDLTIALTDTFSTKVFWEDITSNPLGSDILKRWRGLRQDSGDSGAFVQHALDMYRKMGIDPSTKLVIFSDGLNVSRCKELQRMAEECGIRAGFGVGTNLTNDFCRVSDGTPSRALNMVIKLSSVQGKPAIKISDDLTKNTGDPDEVAYVQL; the protein is encoded by the exons ATGACGATCCCGGTGCGCCTGCCCTCGCTTCTTGATACGGACCTGTACAAGTTTACGATGCAgcaggccgtgctgcaTCACTTTCCCGATACGCAAGTAACAT ACCACTTTACGAACCGAGCCGGCGACATGCTCTTTACTCGGGAGTGTGCGGACCAGATCCAGCTTGCGATCAACCATCTTGGCACGCTGCGACTGACGCCTGATGAGCTGGAATGGCTGCGCACGTCATGTGCGTACTTGCGCGAGCCGTACCTGTCATTTCTTCGCGAGTTTGCGCTGCGGCCCGcggagcaggtgcagctTTGCTATACGCCGGTCAACGATACACAtggcacgctcggcatcgacatTCGCGGCGCCTGGAAGGATGTGATACTGTATGAAGTGCCTGTGATGGCGATCATTAGCGAGACATATTTTGCCATGTGCGATACGGATTGGCGTCTGGATGGCCAGCGCGAACAGGCATACCGCAAGGGCAGGGACCTGTTGGAACACGGCATTGTCCTGAGCGAGTTTGGCACACGTCGAAGACGTTCGCTTGCGACGCACGAAGCCGTGATGGATGGTCTGGTGCAGGCTCACAAGGATGTACAGGCGGCTCATTTGCCCAAAGCGGGTCGCCTCCTCGGTACCAGCAACGTGCACTTGGCCAAGAAGTATGGGCTCGTGCCGAGCGGCACCATTGCGCACGAGTGGACGATGGGTATTGCGACGCTGATGGGATACGAGCACAGCAATCTACATGCGCTATTGCTTTGGGATAAGGTGTACCAGCCCCCGGCCTTTACTCCGACGCAGCCTTCGGAGGACCTGACGATCGCGCTGACGGACACGTTCAGCACCAAGGTGTTTTGGGAAGATATCACGTCCAATCCACTTGGCTCGGATATTCTCAAACGCTGGCGCGGCCTGCGACAGGATTCAGGCGACAGTGGCGCCTTTGTACAGCATGCACTGGACATGTACCGCAAGATGGGCATCGATCCGTCCACCAAGCTCGTCATTTTCTCCGACGGCCTCAATGTATCGCGCTGCAaggagctgcagcgcatggccgaAGAATGCGGCATTCGTGCTGGGTTCGGGGTAGGAACGAACCTCACGAACGACTTCTGCCGGGTGTCTGACGGCACCCCGAGTCGGGCCCTCAACATGGTGATCAAGCTTAGCTCCGTGCAGGGTAAGCCGGCTATCAAGATCAGCGATGACCTCACGAAGAACACAGGTGATCCAGACGAAGTGGCGTACGTACAGCTATGA
- a CDS encoding calcium sensor Efh: MSEASPLSNLTPVQIKQLQRVFYALDKNADGRVSQEDVAAALRSLGVPQAEEEARGCYENVPDSTYELMSFLAMMSGVLHPFADMQKLREAFESFDEKDEGYIPTDTAREILDYNDDMTDTWLVPPFVDRSRTRFDYRKFLSTLGMCEWKELVAP, encoded by the coding sequence ATGAGCGAGGCGAGTCCCTTGTCAAATCTGACGCCCGTTCAGATCAAGCAGTTGCAGCGCGTGTTTTACGCGCTGGATAAGAATGCGGATGGGCGGGTGTCGCAGGAGGATGTagccgcggcgctgcgcagTCTGGGTGTACCTCAAGCGGAGGAAGAGGCACGTGGATGCTATGAGAATGTGCCAGACTCGACGTATGAGCTCATGAGTTTTCTTGCGATGATGAGCGGCGTGCTCCATCCGTTCGCTGACATGCAAaagctgcgcgaggcgttTGAGAGCTTTGACGAGAAAGACGAGGGGTACATTCCCACCGACACGGCGCGTGAGATTCTCGACTACAACGACGACATGACCGATACATGGCTCGTGCCGCCGTTCGTGGACCGCAGCCGCACGCGATTCGATTACCGCAAGTTCCTATCGACCCTTGGCATGTGCGAATGGAAAGAGCTTGTGGCTCCTTAA
- a CDS encoding dynactin 5 has translation MPRSAPPPPPPAQPGEYIQTAATGNKISRRSCIYGASKIVLGGKCIVHTGAMIRGDLVRVLRTQGSSSSVVIVTGRYLRLEQGSILHPPAKTYQGVFSYFPMRIGDYVRIGAHSIVEAAQIGSHVDIGERCIIGRFCVIRDGAQILDGAVLAPQTVVPSHCIYGGSPARRVGTLPESFTSSHELDSRTYFHAFRPPR, from the exons ATGCCACGATcggcgccaccgccaccgccaccggCCCAGCCTGGCGAATATATACAGACGGCGGCCACGGGCAATAAGATatcaaggcgctcgtgcattTATGGTGCATCCAAGATTGTGTTGGGCGGCAAGTGCATCGTGCACACGGGAGCGATGATTCGTGGTGacctcgtgcgtgtgctgcgtaCCCAGggctcatcgtcgtctgTCGTGATAGTGACAGGGCGCTACCTGCGCCTGGAGCAAGGCAGTATACTGCATCCACCAGCCAAGACATATCAGGG TGTTTTTTCCTACTTTcccatgcgcatcggcgaCTATGTGCGCATCGGAGCACACTCGATCGTCGAGGCAGCGCAGATCGGGAGTCATGTCGATATTGGCGAGCGCTGTATCATT GGCCGCTTTTGCGTGAttcgcgacggcgctcaGATCCTCGATGGTGCCGTGCTTGCCCCTCAGACTGTGGTTCCCAGTCACTGTATATACGGCGGATCACCAG cgcgtcgtgtcgGCACACTTCCCGAGTCGTTTACGAGCTCCCACGAACTCGATAGCCGTACGTATTTCCACGCATTTCGTCCCCCGCGATAG
- a CDS encoding pre-mRNA-splicing factor CDC5/CEF1 has protein sequence MESRDAHFATSSVARLVDRGDSRQCGMVRVVKGGVWKNTEDEILKAAVSKYGMNQWARISSLLVRKTPKQCKARWYEWLDPSIKKIEWSREEDEKLLHMAKLMPTQWRTIAPIVGRTATQCLERYQQLLDDADAHESGLGLAGPGVEAAPSADQVLKLRPGEIDPDPESRPAKPDPVDMDEDEKEMLSEARARLANTEGKKAKRKARERALDEARRLSTLQKRRELRAAGIVGKGRDKAKGIDYNAEIPFEKQPLPGFYDTSAEAAKTYEEPMRRTLLQMEPGPQPTDEEAKRKRDKAMNKPSRHEEALRRMQEADKVSKRRKLMLPHAQVSEADMEQIIKLGHAGEEARALVEHGESATEGLLGTYTPIERPAPDATPARAPVADALVREARELHARTVTQTPLLGDENVPMPSTARPSEPASTPAATPYRDALGLNDGSATPRDAKMQARIAKRQLAARLAALPAPKNDFDIVVDEPPVPEPIVHDDVEEDAAVRDARLAQEAAEERERAWARRTQVVQRALPRPVDVNPHQLEVLLASLRASDDEAQRLVDHEVVQLMAQDARVFPLPGSRNVGGQTSALWPVPDTYLAQARALVEAETLHATEPSEPVDMPEAWAPDGTRVFRDTLSREAYIQGAQQRLEVLRTKMNDAATQALKSEKLLSKLLGGYQARSRRLGGQVTEAAAKHADMSVRISALERLASSEPAAGQERLERIAADVARLSAIERMAQGEHKELQEQRAAAQEAWDEIQTELDMRRAEAALLA, from the exons ATGgaatcacgtgatgcacaCTTTGCCACCTCGTCCGtcgcgcggctcgtcgaTCGTGGCGACAGCCGTCAGTgcggcatggtgcgcgtcgtcaaGGGCGGCGTGTGGAAAAAT ACCGAGGATGAAATCCTCAAGGCTGCCGTGTCCAAGTATGGTATGAATCAATGGGCGCGCATCTcgtcgctgctcgtgcgcaagaCGCCCAAGCAGTGCAAGGCGCGATGGTACGAATGGCTGGATCCGTCGATCAAGAAAATCGAGTGGTCGCGTGAAGAAGATGAGAAGCTCCTGCATATGGCGAAGCTCATGCCGACACAGTGGCGCACGATCGCCCCGATTGTGGGTCGTACGGCCACACAGTGCCTGGAACGCtaccagcagctgctggacgacgccgatgcgcacgaGTCGGGGCTGGGTCTAGCCGGTCCCGGTGTCGAGGCAGCTCCCAGTGCTGACCAGGTACTGAAACTGCGTCCTGGCGAGATCGATCCTGACCCAGAATCGCGGCCGGCCAAGCCTGATCCGgtcgacatggacgaggacgagaAGGAGATGCTCTCTGAGGCGCGTGCTCGTTTGGCCAATACGGAAGGTAAGAAGGCCAAACGCAAGGCTCGTGAGCGAGCGCTGGACGAAGCACGGCGGCTCTCGACGTTGCAGAAGCGACGCGAGCTCCGCGCGGCTGGCATCGTCGGCAAGGGCCGCGACAAGGCGAAGGGCATTGATTACAATGCCGAAATCCCCTTTGAAAAGCAGCCACTCCCTGGCTTTTATGATACGAGTGCCGAGGCGGCCAAGACCTACGAAGagcccatgcggcgcacgctgtTACAGATGGAGCCTGGCCCCCAACCGACCGACGAGGAGgcgaagcgcaagcgcgaCAAGGCCATGAACAAGCCCTCCAGGCACGAAGAAGCACTTCGCCGCATGCAGGAGGCGGACAAGGTATCGAAGCGCCGCAAACTCATGCTTCCCCATGCACAGGTGAGCGAAGCGGATATGGAGCAAATCATCAAGCTCGGTCACGCCGGCGAAGAGgcacgcgcgctcgtcgagcatggcgagtCTGCGACTGAGGGTCTCTTGGGCACGTATACGCCGATAGAGCGTCCTGCTCCGGATGCGACGCctgcgcgtgcgcctgtgGCTGACGCCCTCGTtcgcgaagcgcgcgagctgcaTGCACGTACCGTGACACAGACGCCTTTGCTGGGCGATGAGAACGTGCCGATGCCAAGCACAGCTCGGCCAAGCGAGCCTGCTTCTACGCCCGCTGCTACGCCATACcgtgatgcgctcggcctGAACGACGGTAGTGCAACGCCGCGTGATGCGAAGATGCAGGCGCGGATCGCAAAGCGCCAGTTAGCTGCACGTCTCGCCGCTCTTCCTGCGCCCAAAAACGACTTTGATATtgtcgtggacgagccgCCCGTACCAGAGCCCATCGTGCATGACGACGTGGAAGAAGAcgctgctgtgcgtgatgcgcgcctcgcccagGAAGCCGCTGAGGAGCGTGAGCGGGCTTGGGCGCGTCGAACTCAGGTCGTGCAGCGGGCGCTCCCGCGGCCGGTGGATGTCAATCCACACCAGCTGGAGGTGCTCCTTGCATCGTTGCGTGCGTCAGACGATGAGGCCCAGCGACTTGTCGACCACGAGGTGGTGCAGCTcatggcgcaggacgcgcgtgtATTCCCGCTTCCTGGCAGTCGTAACGTTGGTGGACAAACAAGTGCGCTTTGGCCCGTGCCCGATACGTACCTCGCCCAGGCTCGAGCTCTCGTGGAGGCTGAGACACTGCACGCCACCGAGCCGTCGGAGCCGGTCGACATGCCTGAGGCATGGGCACCGGATGGCACGCGCGTGTTCCGCGACACGCTCTCTCGCGAAGCATACATCCAAGGTGCAcagcagcgactcgaggTCCTGCGCACCAAGATGAACGACGCTGCGACCCAGGCTCTCAAGAGCGAGAAACTTCTGAGTAAGCTTCTAGGCGGCTACCAGGCACGCTCACGTCGGCTGGGCGGCCAAGTGACAGAGGCGGCCGCGAAGCACGCGGATATGAGTGTGCGTATATCGGCGCTTGAGCGCCTTGCCTCGAGTGAGCCGGCGGCTGGGCAAGAACGTctggagcgcatcgcaGCGGATGTCGCGCGTCTCTCGGCGATAGaacgcatggcgcagggCGAGCACAAGGAGCTCCAGGAACAACGCGCCGCAGCACAAGAGGCATGGGACGAAATCCAAACGGAGCTCGATATGCGCCGAGCAGAAGCGGCGCTCCTTGCATAG